A DNA window from Vigna angularis cultivar LongXiaoDou No.4 chromosome 1, ASM1680809v1, whole genome shotgun sequence contains the following coding sequences:
- the LOC108322119 gene encoding conserved oligomeric Golgi complex subunit 6-like, translating into MIDNHLRVLVEKEAEAILRRCNLSEKMRLLQNSIHKEGENEVGTPLAEREDTSPAILSECLKALFGLILGSESSLPEFEQMQVPRLRSEASIGVARSLAEAYELIYKAIMDPKNVLCFETEGRDEGERKEEKLINSEKRKNSVSLPLATSAYFSRC; encoded by the coding sequence ATGATTGATAATCACTTACGCGTTCTTGTGGAAAAAGAAGCTGAAGCAATCTTAAGAAGATGTAATTTGTCAGAAAAGATGCGTCTCTTGCAGAATTCAATACACAAGGAAGGGGAGAATGAAGTCGGTACCCCATTGGCTGAGAGGGAGGACACTAGTCCAGCCATTCTTTCGGAGTGTTTGAAAGCTCTGTTTGGTCTTATTTTGGGAAGTGAAAGTTCCCTGCCGGAATTTGAGCAGATGCAGGTTCCAAGATTGCGTTCTGAGGCTTCTATAGGCGTGGCCAGGTCATTGGCCGAAGCTTACGAGCTTATTTATAAGGCTATTATGGATCCCAAAAATGTTTTGTGTTTTGAAACTGAAGGAAGAGACgagggagagagaaaggaagaaaagctGATAAACtctgaaaaaagaaagaactctgtcagtctaccgttagccacgtcagcatATTTTTcacggtgttag
- the LOC108322180 gene encoding probable 1-deoxy-D-xylulose-5-phosphate synthase 2, chloroplastic, with the protein MPSFVLGTSFLPFLHSHDKHCGSPTISNITTKISVTIPQRINQVIAAGGDNVCEEVDNTVVKKTYQPNQPLRRSLNFSGEKPSTPVLDTVNYPIHMKNLSIQELEELADELREEIVYTVSKTGGHLSSSLGVAELTVALHHVFDTPQDKIIWDVGHQTYAHKILTGRRSKMHTIRQTGGLAGFPKRDESVHDAFGAGHSSTSISAGLGMAVARDLNGSDNHVISVIGDGAMTGGQAYEAMNNAGFLDTNLIIILNENEQVSLPTATVDGAAPPVGALSKALARLHTSPKFHQLREVAKSTKQIESQARQFASQLDSYVRGMIGGAGACLFEELGLFYIGPVDGHDMEDLVHILKSVKGMPTLGAVLIHVITEKGKGYHPAEVAADKMHGVVKFDPKSGKQLKSKTSTLSYTQYFAESLIAEAEVDEKIVAIHAAMGGGTGLNLFQKRFPERCFDVGIAEQHAVTFAAGLAAEGCKPFCAIYSSFLQRGYDQVAHDVDLQKLPVRFALDRAGLVGADGPTHCGAFDTTFMACLPNMVVMAPSDETELMHMIATAAAIDDRPSCFRYPRGNGVGSVLPPNNKGTPLEVGKGRVLKEGSRVALVGYGTMVQSCMEAAKVLEAHGISTTVVDARFCKPLDGDLMRQLAREHEILITVEEGSVGGFGSHVSHFLGLNGLLDGNLKWRAMTLPDMYINHGSQKDQIAMAGLSSNHIAATALSLTNVNWDSRLLLSLQI; encoded by the exons ATGCCTTCCTTTGTTCTTGGAACTAGTTTCCTCCCTTTCTTACATTCTCATGATAAACACTGCGGCTCCCCAACTATTTCAAACATCACCACCAAAATCTCAGTCACCATTCCACAAAGA atAAACCAAGTGATAGCTGCTGGAGGAGACAATGTTTGTGAGGAGGTTGACAACACAGTGGTGAAGAAAACCTACCAACCAAATCAACCGTTGAGGAGATCTCTGAATTTCTCGGGAGAGAAGCCATCAACGCCAGTACTGGACACCGTTAATTACCCAATCCACATGAAAAATCTATCCATTCAG GAACTTGAAGAGCTGGCGGATGAACTCCGGGAAGAGATTGTTTACACGGTGTCAAAGACCGGAGGGCATTTAAGTTCAAGCTTAGGCGTGGCAGAGTTAACCGTGGCACTTCATCATGTATTCGACACTCCCCAAGATAAGATCATTTGGGATGTTGGTCATCAG ACCTATGCTCATAAGATTTTAACCGGAAGGAGATCCAAAATGCACACAATTAGACAAACTGGTGGCCTTGCAGGATTTCCCAAGAGGGATGAGAGTGTCCATGATGCTTTTGGTGCTGGTCATAGTTCAACTAGCATTTCGGCTGGCTTAG GGATGGCAGTGGCTAGAGACTTGAATGGAAGCGATAACCATGTGATTTCGGTGATTGGTGACGGAGCCATGACAGGTGGACAAGCTTACGAGGCAATGAACAATGCTGGCTTTCTTGATACCaatcttattataatattaaatgaaaatgaacaagTTTCCCTTCCCACTGCCACCGTTGATGGTGCAGCACCACCAGTTGGAGCTCTTAGTAAAGCCCTCGCGAGGCTACACACCAGTCCTAAGTTCCATCAACTACGTGAAGTGGCAAAG AGCACGAAGCAAATTGAAAGCCAAGCACGTCAATTTGCATCTCAATTGGATTCCTACGTTAGAGGGATGATAGGGGGAGCTGGTGCTTGTTTATTCGAAGAGCTTGGGCTCTTCTACATAGGCCCAGTAGATGGGCATGACATGGAAGACCTTGTACACATCCTGAAAAGTGTGAAGGGCATGCCAACACTTGGAGCTGTTCTCATTCATGTAATCACCGAGAAAGGGAAAGGTTATCATCCAGCTGAAGTTGCTGCGGACAAGATGCACG GTGTTGTGAAATTTGATCCCAAGTCAGGGAAGCAGTTGAAATCCAAGACTAGCACTCTGTCTTACACACAGTATTTTGCCGAGTCTTTAATAGCAGAAGCTGAAGTTGATGAGAAAATAGTTGCAATCCATGCTGCAATGGGAGGGGGTACAGGGCTTAACCTGTTTCAAAAGCGTTTTCCAGAAAGATGTTTCGATGTTGGGATAGCAGAACAACACGCCGTAACCTTTGCTGCTGGCCTAGCTGCTGAGGGTTGTAAACCCTTTTGCGCAATTTACTCTTCCTTCCTACAAAGAGGTTATGATCAG GTAGCACATGATGTGGACCTTCAAAAGCTTCCTGTTAGATTTGCGTTGGACAGAGCTGGGTTAGTTGGTGCAGATGGTCCAACTCATTGTGGGGCATTTGATACAACATTCATGGCTTGTTTGCCAAACATGGTGGTCATGGCTCCGTCGGATGAGACCGAACTGATGCACATGATAGCCACTGCTGCAGCCATAGATGATAGGCCAAGTTGCTTTAGATATCCAAGAGGGAATGGTGTAGGTTCCGTTCTTCCTCCCAACAATAAGGGCACACCACTGGAG GTGGGCAAAGGAAGGGTGTTAAAGGAGGGAAGTAGAGTGGCTCTTGTTGGTTATGGAACGATGGTTCAGAGTTGCATGGAAGCGGCTAAGGTTCTTGAAGCTCATGGCATCTCAACAACTGTGGTTGATGCACGATTTTGTAAGCCTCTGGATGGAGATTTGATGAGGCAACTGGCCAGAGAGCATGAGATTCTTATCACAGTGGAAGAGGGATCTGTGGGAGGATTTGGTTCTCATGTTTCTCATTTTCTGGGATTAAATGGTCTTCTTGATGGTAATCTCAAG TGGCGAGCGATGACATTGCCTGACATGTATATAAACCATGGATCTCAGAAAGATCAAATTGCAATGGCAGGGCTGAGTTCAAACCACATTGCAGCAACTGCTTTGTCATTAACCAATGTGAATTGGGATAGTCGTTTGCTTCTCAGCCTACAGATATGA